The window GGGTGCAAACCCACAGGAATGAGAAATAACTGGACGAATAGTGTTAGATCATGCCTGAAAGGGTGCTGACTTCCAACTGGTAATCAACACGGAATAAAACGAAAAGCAAGATTTCAAAAGAGGAGTAACAGATGCGAAATACTTCAAACTATAGGAAGTCCACATTACTTCCCGATACCCAATGGAAACATATTGAATGGATCCGTGTTAACAGGTATGTAGAAAAATTGCAACAGCGGATATACCGTGCCGAATGTCTTGGTAATAGCCGCAAAGTAAGAAATCTGCAAAGACTCTTAGTAAGAAGTAAGGCAATGCTGCTGGTATCCATAAAAAGGGTTACACAAATTAACAAGGGCAAAAAGACAGCAGGTGTGGACGGAGAGATAGTAATATCCAACAAGGACAGAATGAAACTCTTTCACGACTTAGCAGAATTGGATATTGAAAAACATAAACCCAAACCGTCACACAGAACCTACATCAAAAAGAAAAACGGGAAACTAAGACCATTTAGTATACCTACAGTGCGAGACAGAATATATCAAAATATCATTAAAGGAGCACTGGAGCCACAATGGGAAGCAAGGTTTGAACCGATATCATACGGTTTTAGACCTAAAAGAGGATGTCATGACGCTATTGCCATGATTTTCCTATCCTGCCACTGGGGCAATAAGAGATGGATTTTTGAAGGGGATTTTAAAGGTTGTTTCGACAACCTGAATCACGACTACATCATGGAGCAGATAAAAGAATTCCCTTACGCTGACTTGATAAGAAGATGGCTAAAAGCAGGATACGTTGATAACAGTGTATTTAACGAAACAGAATCCGGTTCCGGACAAGGTAATATTGTATCACCGTTACTTGCAAACATTGCTTTAATGGGTATGGAGGATATACTTGGAATAAAATACAAACCCGTAAAAAGCAATGGCAAAATTGTAAGTTACTCAAATGGGACTAAGTATACACTGGTGTTTTACGCAGATGACTTTGTGATAATGTGTAACACACAAAAGGATGCAGAAGACGTCTGCGGATTATTAGAACCATATTTGGGAAAAAGAGGCCTAGAATTATCAGAAGAAAAAACAAGAATAACAAAAATAGAAGAAGGCTTCAACTTTCTTGGTTTTAATGTTAGATTGTACCCAACATGTCAGGGTGAAAAACTGCTAATAAAACCATCAAAGGAATCTATCAAGAAAAGTAAGGAAACCATCTCAAAGGAAATACAGAAGCTGAAGGGCAATAACGTTAGTGCAGTAATAGAAAAACTTAACCCCATAATTAGAGGTATAGGTAACTACTGGTCACCACAGGTTGCAAAACGACGTATTCACATATCGACCATCATGTCTGGAAATGCACATTTAAGTTCCTAAAGTATCTGCATCCAAATACAAAGTAAGACTTGGATAGTAAACAGGTACTATAATCCAGACATAACGGGGCAAAGCAAAGATAGATGGATACTGACCGACCCGAAAGAGCATAAGCAACTTACAAAGATGACATGGATACCGATACTCAGGCACACACTCATTAAATTCAGAGCAACGCCATATGACACTTGCCTTAAAGAATACTTTGAGCGTAGGGATGAAAAGGAATTTGACAGAAATAGTATTAAAAGTAAACAGAAAATGGCCAAAACGCAGAAGTATAAATGCCCTATATGCAGAATGAGTATTACCGATTTCAGTGAAAAACTGGTAGTTAAAGAAAAAGTGCCAGTGAAGCACGGCGGGACAAGGAAATATAATAATTTGCAATTGGTACATGGGTACTGCGATAGACACTATAATAAAATGTTCCCGTTAAAAGGTGAACCTCCAAATGAAAAACAAGCAAAGGAAGGCTGCAAAATCATAAGACAACTGAAATTGGCGGAAATATCATAAAGACAGATGGATAAATGAGAGCTTGAGCTGTATGTCTTGAAAGGGACACGTACAGTTCTTAGGCGAGAAGGAGGGAGTAATCCCTCCGACTTAGCCGACAGTAGCATTTATTGGCAACAAGATCCAGGCAGTGGGGCCTAAGAAATTTATATCTGGTTATAAAATCTAACCTAGCATTTTGCTTTGGACATGCGTCCGAAGTTTTCTATTTTTATGGGGGTGATTGACAATGTGTGACTGAAAGCTGGATGCGGCTCAACTGCATAGGTTGCAATAACCCGATCAAGACAAAAAACCCAAGTACTGCGCTTATTACGTATATAAAGTTTGCCATAACCGGAAAGGCAGAAATCTCACTTGCTACCCATTATAGGTAAAATGCGTAACAACTCTATTTACGCATTAGATAGTAAATGCGTAACAATATGTAAAACCAATGTTAGACTTTTGTAGGATAATGTGCATTAGTAGGATAATACTAAGCAAGATAATACGGATCGCTTCATTGTTTTCCCCAGTCAAGAAGTGTGAAAATCATGGTAGGCGGCTGCGCCGGACCTATTTCATTTACAATTGGTGGCAAATCATATTCCAAGTGCAGACACTATTTTATATTTGCAGGCATTACGTCAGAGGACGTGGAAGGCATACTGCGGCTTCTGCAAAATGAAGTAAATATTCAGATAATCTATAAAAGGAGTGTTCTAAATGGTCGGAGTAGAAATTGATATGGTTATTACAGACAGCTTGAAAGCATTGGAATTATACGAAAAAGTATTTGATATCGAACGTGTTGAGGTTTCAGATTTTCCTAAAGGTGAAAATGAAGTCATTTTTACCCTATATGGAGTACGCTTTCACATGTTGGATGAAAACTCGAAATTCGGGTTGAAAGCACCAAACCCGAATGAACCCAAATCGATTTGGTTTAACATCCTCGTCCCTGACATAAAGGAAACATTTTCAAAGGCAATCAGTGCGGGTTGTGCTGAGGTGCAACCGGTGACTGAATTGCCTGATTACGGAGTGTCAAACGGTATATTTAGAGATGCTTTCGGCTACCAATGGATGCTGCATCAATTGCACAAAGAGGTGAGTTTTGAAGAACGCACACGGCTTTGGGAGGAAAAAAGGGATAATTAAAATGGCAAGATCCAGGCAGTGGGGCCTAATATTTGTCTCCGGGTTTTGAAAATTAAAAATCTATGCATTTTAGCTTCGGGTATGCGCTCGTAGTTTTCTATTTTTATGGGGGTGATTAACAATGTGTGACTGAAATTGAATGCGGCTCACATGCATATGCAATACGGATCAAGACAAGAATAGCATTTACTGCGCTGTTTAGGTAAATGACAACAAATTTATTTCTTAGCTCACTTCGGACTTTTCAATGTTAAACATAAAGAAAAGAAGGCTCAAGAGCTGGAACCTTCTTTTCTTAGTCCAAATTTAATACCAAATCATTATGTTAGATACCGAATTCAGGTGGATGTATAACTGTTCCTTTGATGTTCGTCAATGCCCTGGGAATAAGTTCACGAACCATGAATGCTTCATCTGGCACCTCGAAGGGGGCTTTCAGCCCCTTAGAGCCGGCTGGAACAAAACCGAAACGCGGATAGTAATTAGGGTGACCAACTAAAATCACAATTTTAAACCCTAATTTTTTGCATTCCTTCAGACCGTGTTCGATAAGAGCAGAACCAATACCACGATTCTGATGTTCCGGCAGAACTGCTACCGGTGCCAGTCCAAGCACAGGTATCCGACCATTATCTGTTTCTATAGTAAGGAAACTGAACATTATATGTCCCACAACTGCCTTATTAATTACTGCCACTAAAGATAATTCAGGAATATAGTTGTCTGATTTCCTGATTGCTTCAACCAGGTTTGGCTCAATGTATTTATTAAATGCCTTTAAATTAACATTATAAACTGCGGGATATTCTACTGAGCATTCAGGTCTGATTATAACCATTCTATGGATTCCTCCTAAAATTTTTTGTTACGGAAGAATCCTTACACTGTTAGAACCGTGCACGAAGCTATGAAGGACTTCCGTAATTATATCAAGTTTTCCTATATTTGCAAGAGTTGAAATATCGCATAACAAAGGTTTTATGCCACAGCAAGTTGATGAACATTCTGTCTGAAGTATGAAGCAGCATTTATTGGCGGCAAGGCAAGGTCCAGGCAGTGGGGCCTAAAAAATTAGTCTTTGGGTACTGTATTGCGACACAGTAACAAAGATTTGCGGCAGTGAAACGAATAGACGACTGGTACACACTCTGTCTGGATTGCGAAGCACTTGTTTTATTTGCGGGGTCCGGTCCCAGGCTGGGCATAAGAA is drawn from Bacillota bacterium and contains these coding sequences:
- a CDS encoding VOC family protein, which produces MVGVEIDMVITDSLKALELYEKVFDIERVEVSDFPKGENEVIFTLYGVRFHMLDENSKFGLKAPNPNEPKSIWFNILVPDIKETFSKAISAGCAEVQPVTELPDYGVSNGIFRDAFGYQWMLHQLHKEVSFEERTRLWEEKRDN
- a CDS encoding N-acetyltransferase, whose amino-acid sequence is MVIIRPECSVEYPAVYNVNLKAFNKYIEPNLVEAIRKSDNYIPELSLVAVINKAVVGHIMFSFLTIETDNGRIPVLGLAPVAVLPEHQNRGIGSALIEHGLKECKKLGFKIVILVGHPNYYPRFGFVPAGSKGLKAPFEVPDEAFMVRELIPRALTNIKGTVIHPPEFGI